Within Pseudomonas paeninsulae, the genomic segment CTTCAAGGAAGTGGCCGACGAGTTCTTCGAATTCATCAAGGGCGCGCGGCTGATCATCCACAACGCGGCGTTCGACGTTGGCTTCATCAACAACGAATTCGCCCTAATCAAGCAGCAGGGTCGCACCGACATCAGCGAGCATTGCTCGATCCTCGATACCCTGCTGATGGCCCGCGAACGTCATCCGGGGCAGCGCAACAGCCTCGATGCCCTGTGCAAGCGCTATGGCGTCGACAACTCCGGGCGCGACCTGCACGGCGCCTTGCTCGATGCCGAGATCCTTGCCGATGTCTACCTGACCATGACCGGCGGGCAGACCAATCTGTCCCTCGCCGGCGACGGTTCAGAGGGTGACAGCAATGGTCGTCAGCAGCCTAGCGCGACTCGCCGCTTGCCCGCCGAACGCCAGCCTACCCGGGTGGTTCGCGCTTCTCAGGCCGAGCTGGAGGCGCATACCGCGCGTCTGGCCGCGATCGAGAAAGCAGCTGGCGCTCCGGCGTTGTGGGCGACGTTGGAGCCATAGGGCAGATAGGCCGATGCCGTATCTGTAGGAGCCAACAAGCTGGCTCCTACAGAGGTTGTTTTGCCGTATCAATACATAAAAAAGCAGCCCCGACGCAATGCGCAGGGGCTGCTTTTTTATTGCGTGGTTACTCAGTCGAAGACGATGCCCTGGGCCAGCGGTAACTCGCGGGAGTAGTTGACCGTGTTGGTTTGGCGGCGCATGTAGGCCTTCCAGGAGTCGGAGCCGGACTCGCGGCCACCGCCGGTTTCCTTCTCACCACCGAATGCGCCACCGATTTCCGCACCACTGGTGCCGATGTTGACGTTGGCGATGCCGCAGTCGCTGCCGGCGGCACTCTGAAACTGCTCGGCCTCGCGCAGGTCGGTGGTGAAGATGCAGGACGACAGCCCCTGCGGCACCTCGTTGTTCAGGCGCAGCGCCTGATCGAAGTCCTTGTAACTGATCACGTAGAGGATCGGCGCGAAAGTTTCGTGGCGTACCACTTCGCTTTGGCCCGGCATCTCGACGATGGCCGGTGCGACGTAGTAGGCGTTGGGGAACTGTTCGGCCAGTTGGCGCTCGCCACCGAAGACCTGACCGCCTTGCGCGCGGGCCTGGCTCAGTGCGGCTTGCATGGCCTCATAGGCGTGCTGATCAATCAGCGGACCAACCAGGTTGCCCTCCAGCGGATGGCCGATGCGCACCTTGGCGTAGGCGACTTTCAGGCGGGCGATGATTTCGTCCTTGACCGACTCGTGGGCGATCAGCCGACGCAGGCTGGTGCAGCGCTGACCGGCGGTGCCCACGGCGCCGAACAGGATGGCGCGCACGGCCATGTCCAGGTCGGCACTCGGGGCGAGGATCATGGCGTTGTTGCCACCCAGTTCGAGGATGCTGCGGCCGAAACGGGCTGCCACGCGTGGACCGACTTCGCGGCCCATGCGGGTGCTGCCGGTGGCGCTGATCAAGGCCACGCGCGGGTCGTCGACCAGGGCTTCGCCGGCGTCGCGGTCACCGATGACCAACTGGCTGAGACCTTCCGGGGCGTCGCCGAAGGCCTGCAGGGCCTGCTCGAACAGGGCCTGGCAGGCGAGGGCGGTGAGCGGGGTC encodes:
- the dnaQ gene encoding DNA polymerase III subunit epsilon; this translates as MRSVVLDTETTGMPVTDGHRIIEIGCVELMGRRLTGRHFHAYLQPDREIDEGAIAVHGITNDFVQDKPRFKEVADEFFEFIKGARLIIHNAAFDVGFINNEFALIKQQGRTDISEHCSILDTLLMARERHPGQRNSLDALCKRYGVDNSGRDLHGALLDAEILADVYLTMTGGQTNLSLAGDGSEGDSNGRQQPSATRRLPAERQPTRVVRASQAELEAHTARLAAIEKAAGAPALWATLEP
- the amaB gene encoding L-piperidine-6-carboxylate dehydrogenase, yielding MVDGLLSRLGVNAHAVENGNYPVYTPIDGSQIGSVSLEDRVAVLAKIERAEQAFLAWRSVPAPRRGELIRLFGEVLRKHKADLGELVSWEAGKITQEGLGEVQEMIDICDFAVGLSRQLYGLTIASERPGHHMRETWQPLGVVGVISAFNFPVAVWAWNTTLALVCGDSVIWKPSEKTPLTALACQALFEQALQAFGDAPEGLSQLVIGDRDAGEALVDDPRVALISATGSTRMGREVGPRVAARFGRSILELGGNNAMILAPSADLDMAVRAILFGAVGTAGQRCTSLRRLIAHESVKDEIIARLKVAYAKVRIGHPLEGNLVGPLIDQHAYEAMQAALSQARAQGGQVFGGERQLAEQFPNAYYVAPAIVEMPGQSEVVRHETFAPILYVISYKDFDQALRLNNEVPQGLSSCIFTTDLREAEQFQSAAGSDCGIANVNIGTSGAEIGGAFGGEKETGGGRESGSDSWKAYMRRQTNTVNYSRELPLAQGIVFD